The Halomonas denitrificans genome window below encodes:
- a CDS encoding transporter substrate-binding domain-containing protein yields MIAVLAFGGLFTASDSAAQSGDGEVQAETRPELVVGVREAPPFSLRDGDDWRGLSIRAWEDVAARNDWTYRYVPAGLDAVLAGTGTGRFDVGLGAFTVTAERERTLDFSHPFYTSGLGLAVRSAPESGWWTVLSRFLSLEFLTVAASLGGLLLIFGVLVWLFERRVNPEEFDARVGPGIGAGFWWAAVTMTTVGYGDKSPRSLGGRVVALIWMFAAIIVISGFTAAITTSLTVSRLGSSIESVDDLEGRRIATLAGSASAEWLADNGFRTVEFASLDEALQAVDAEQVPAVLYDAPLLIDRIGAMEESSLRVLPERVERLDYAFVLPEGSPLREPINRALLETTRSPGWQRALDRYLPQR; encoded by the coding sequence ATGATTGCAGTTCTCGCCTTCGGCGGCCTGTTCACGGCAAGCGATTCCGCCGCGCAGTCCGGCGACGGCGAAGTGCAGGCCGAGACGCGGCCGGAGCTCGTGGTCGGGGTGCGCGAAGCGCCGCCCTTCTCCCTGCGCGACGGCGACGACTGGCGCGGGCTGAGCATCCGCGCCTGGGAAGACGTGGCGGCGCGCAACGACTGGACGTACCGCTACGTTCCGGCCGGGCTCGACGCGGTCCTCGCAGGAACCGGCACCGGACGCTTCGACGTCGGGCTCGGCGCCTTCACCGTGACCGCGGAACGGGAGCGCACGCTCGACTTCAGCCATCCCTTCTATACCTCGGGGCTGGGACTGGCCGTGCGCAGCGCCCCCGAGAGCGGTTGGTGGACGGTCCTGTCGCGCTTCCTGTCGCTGGAGTTCCTGACCGTTGCTGCATCGCTCGGTGGACTGCTGCTGATCTTCGGCGTGCTGGTCTGGCTGTTCGAGCGCCGGGTCAACCCGGAGGAATTCGATGCCCGGGTCGGGCCGGGCATCGGCGCCGGCTTCTGGTGGGCGGCGGTCACGATGACCACGGTCGGCTACGGCGACAAGTCGCCCCGCTCGCTCGGCGGGCGCGTCGTGGCCCTGATCTGGATGTTCGCCGCGATCATCGTGATCTCGGGCTTTACCGCAGCGATCACGACCAGCCTGACCGTCAGTCGACTCGGCTCGTCGATCGAGTCCGTCGACGACCTCGAAGGCCGCCGGATCGCCACCCTGGCCGGATCGGCCAGCGCGGAATGGCTGGCCGACAACGGGTTCCGAACCGTCGAGTTCGCGAGCCTGGACGAAGCGCTCCAGGCAGTCGACGCCGAGCAGGTGCCCGCCGTGCTCTATGACGCACCGCTGCTGATCGATCGGATCGGGGCCATGGAGGAATCGTCGCTCCGGGTGCTGCCGGAGCGCGTCGAGCGGCTCGACTACGCCTTCGTGCTGCCGGAGGGAAGCCCCCTGCGCGAGCCGATCAACCGCGCACTGCTCGAAACCACCCGCAGCCCCGGCTGGCAGCGCGCGCTGGACCGCTACCTGCCGCAGCGTTGA
- the rlmJ gene encoding 23S rRNA (adenine(2030)-N(6))-methyltransferase RlmJ, translating into MLSYRHGFHAGNPADVFKHAVLLAVVDAMQRKPKGISILDTHAGPALYDLGHDFARKNREFERGIGAVWADPPPALASYVDAVRRHNPDGTLRRYPGSSQLLRDRLRPVDRLTLCELHPTEQKALAARFGSDRAVEIHAGDGYAALAGLRTPETGRGLVLIDPPFELKSELDDLVVALSAALRRFGHGVYAIWYPVIEGRSTTPDALPDRLGLAPDAWLDLRVRFRPEQRLGRMSGCGMALVNPPWSAREAMAGIHACCDAPSARP; encoded by the coding sequence ATGCTCAGCTACCGTCACGGCTTCCACGCAGGAAATCCCGCCGATGTCTTCAAGCATGCGGTGCTGCTGGCGGTGGTCGACGCGATGCAGCGAAAGCCCAAAGGCATCTCGATTCTCGATACCCACGCCGGCCCCGCGCTCTACGACCTCGGCCACGACTTCGCGCGCAAGAATCGCGAGTTCGAGCGCGGGATCGGCGCCGTCTGGGCCGACCCGCCGCCTGCACTGGCGAGCTACGTGGACGCGGTGCGACGGCACAACCCGGACGGCACCCTGCGGCGCTACCCGGGATCGTCCCAGCTGCTGCGCGACCGGCTGCGCCCGGTCGACCGACTGACCCTTTGCGAGCTTCACCCGACCGAGCAGAAGGCGCTGGCCGCGCGCTTCGGAAGCGACCGCGCGGTCGAGATCCACGCCGGCGACGGCTACGCGGCGCTGGCCGGATTGCGAACGCCGGAAACCGGTCGCGGCCTGGTCCTGATCGACCCGCCCTTCGAACTCAAGAGCGAGCTGGATGACCTGGTCGTCGCGCTGAGTGCGGCCCTGCGCCGGTTCGGTCACGGCGTCTACGCGATCTGGTACCCGGTGATCGAGGGCCGATCGACGACGCCGGATGCCCTGCCCGACCGGCTCGGCCTGGCCCCGGACGCCTGGCTCGACCTGCGCGTGCGGTTCCGGCCCGAACAGCGCCTCGGTCGGATGAGCGGCTGCGGCATGGCGCTGGTCAACCCGCCGTGGAGCGCGCGCGAAGCGATGGCCGGAATCCATGCCTGCTGCGACGCGCCGTCGGCGAGGCCTTGA
- a CDS encoding zinc-dependent metalloprotease: MLFDRLPSSNATTLFATLVLVLAHVSEAHATSTFERNAAEHGWHTTVHALPLGASLRLTGVGQSGSNRAPAELELTKLVVVADNASLIIDGGDAVPLRMHRTWLTGRIVGEPGSRVTLAIGRDGATRGLVRGANGLRALVGTAEGGLSMQAAAEDTRRNAFSCGNDASLTPPPLPGEREGTPVLQDVPIEGFTARVALETDHEYYSMFGNVDDAAAYAADLIAFASTIYQAEADTALGLVSLSLWTTGDDPWVQTGASCRLSEFGAYWNENNNDVDRTLAHFLSGANLGGGIAWVGVLCQGAFNTGASCPGMAPSGLYGGDYGVTGNLAGNFDMANPQSVWDIVATSHEIGHNFSSPHTHCYAGIDGNPNDIDQCYGAQAGCYSGPASLPGPAGQGSGTLMSYCHLQSGGMSNIALTLGLDHQYGNAPQRVPDRMLGHVIQRESSFPGCLTTPLTLDGPMLSDGFESGTTD, encoded by the coding sequence ATGCTGTTCGACCGGCTTCCTTCGTCCAATGCCACCACGCTGTTCGCCACCCTGGTGCTGGTGCTCGCCCACGTTTCCGAAGCCCACGCCACCAGCACCTTCGAGCGGAACGCTGCCGAGCACGGCTGGCACACGACCGTCCACGCCCTGCCGCTCGGCGCCAGCCTGCGTCTGACCGGCGTTGGCCAGTCCGGCTCGAACCGCGCGCCGGCCGAGCTGGAGTTGACGAAGTTGGTGGTGGTCGCCGACAACGCCTCGTTGATCATCGACGGCGGCGATGCCGTGCCGCTGCGCATGCATCGCACCTGGTTGACCGGTCGGATCGTCGGCGAACCCGGCAGCCGCGTGACCCTGGCCATCGGCAGGGACGGCGCAACGCGGGGACTGGTCCGCGGAGCGAACGGCCTGCGCGCACTGGTCGGCACTGCCGAAGGGGGCTTGTCGATGCAGGCGGCCGCGGAGGATACGCGGCGCAACGCGTTTTCCTGCGGCAACGACGCCAGCCTGACGCCTCCCCCGCTGCCCGGCGAGCGCGAGGGTACGCCGGTGCTGCAGGACGTGCCGATCGAAGGCTTCACCGCCCGCGTCGCACTCGAAACGGATCATGAGTACTACTCGATGTTCGGCAACGTCGACGATGCTGCCGCCTACGCCGCCGACCTGATCGCATTCGCCTCCACCATCTACCAGGCCGAGGCCGACACGGCGCTGGGCCTCGTTTCGCTGTCCCTGTGGACGACCGGCGACGATCCATGGGTGCAGACCGGCGCCAGCTGCCGGCTCAGCGAGTTCGGTGCGTACTGGAACGAGAACAACAACGACGTCGATCGGACCCTCGCCCACTTTCTCAGCGGCGCAAATCTCGGCGGCGGCATTGCCTGGGTCGGCGTGCTCTGCCAGGGGGCGTTCAACACCGGCGCCAGCTGCCCCGGGATGGCGCCCAGCGGCCTCTACGGCGGCGACTACGGGGTCACCGGCAACCTGGCAGGAAACTTCGACATGGCCAATCCGCAATCGGTGTGGGACATCGTGGCCACGTCGCACGAGATCGGCCACAACTTCAGCTCGCCGCACACCCATTGCTACGCGGGCATCGACGGCAACCCGAACGACATCGACCAGTGCTACGGCGCGCAGGCCGGCTGCTATTCCGGCCCGGCGTCGCTGCCCGGCCCGGCCGGCCAGGGTAGTGGAACCCTGATGAGTTACTGCCACCTGCAGTCCGGCGGCATGTCCAACATCGCGCTGACCCTCGGTCTCGATCACCAGTACGGCAACGCCCCGCAGCGGGTGCCCGATCGCATGCTCGGCCACGTGATCCAGCGCGAATCGAGTTTCCCGGGCTGCCTGACCACGCCGCTGACGCTGGACGGGCCCATGCTCAGCGACGGGTTCGAGTCGGGGACGACCGACTGA
- a CDS encoding CPBP family intramembrane metalloprotease, translated as MLGALILLLLNLLVLRLAGAGPRALGIDAPVRRLLEFTAGVLLAAGFAALQLLVLAGLAGFDWVLRPGYGVSDLLGGLRWNVVSVLFEELIFRGALLWLAIRWLGPVRACLLSAAAFGVYHWFSYGLFGDLVTMAYVFVLTGTFGLMLAAAFAWSRSLVLPIALHLGWNLVNNEVFSKGPMGERWLTASVEDAARLGGLEQVLVSIVIPLSMPLLVLLVLNRLPQDGPRSGRIEQ; from the coding sequence ATGCTCGGTGCGCTGATTCTGCTGCTTCTCAACCTGCTCGTCCTTCGACTCGCCGGCGCCGGACCGCGCGCGCTCGGCATCGATGCCCCGGTCCGTCGGTTGCTGGAGTTCACCGCCGGGGTGCTGCTGGCGGCCGGGTTCGCCGCGCTGCAACTCCTGGTGCTCGCGGGCCTCGCCGGCTTCGACTGGGTGCTGCGGCCGGGGTATGGCGTTTCGGACCTGCTCGGAGGACTGCGCTGGAACGTCGTATCGGTGCTGTTCGAGGAACTGATCTTCCGGGGTGCGCTGCTGTGGCTGGCGATCCGATGGCTGGGTCCGGTGCGGGCCTGCCTGCTGTCGGCCGCCGCCTTCGGGGTCTACCACTGGTTCTCCTACGGCCTGTTCGGCGACCTCGTCACGATGGCCTACGTCTTCGTACTGACCGGTACCTTCGGCCTGATGCTGGCCGCGGCCTTCGCCTGGTCACGTTCGCTCGTCCTGCCGATCGCGCTGCACCTGGGCTGGAATCTGGTGAACAACGAGGTGTTCTCGAAGGGGCCGATGGGCGAACGCTGGCTGACGGCCTCGGTAGAGGATGCCGCTCGACTCGGCGGGCTCGAACAGGTACTCGTCAGCATCGTCATCCCGCTGTCGATGCCTCTTCTGGTTCTGCTCGTGCTGAATCGGCTGCCGCAGGACGGGCCTCGCTCCGGGAGGATCGAGCAGTGA
- a CDS encoding aminotransferase class III-fold pyridoxal phosphate-dependent enzyme, which yields MADSLEALDRRYLFHPSSDLRMVRDGEPLIWTRGQGIHVEDQHGQRYLEGMAGLWCTALGYGEKELAKAAAEQMETFCYGPLFAARANEPSIKLAAKLAEWVPIDGARFLFGCSGSDANDTQIKLARYYFNAIGKPHKKKILSRTSGYHGTTLATAALTGLGPFHAHFDVPGEDVVHLTEPHHFRQARDGESEEAFATRLAEELEQVIEREGADTIAAMIVEPLMGAGGLIIPPKTYYEKIQPILCEHGILLIDDEVVCAFGRTGNPFGCQTFGMQPATMTMAKALSSAYQPISAVAIPPFMYEAIERAAGEVGMFGHGLTYSGHPVAAAVALRTLELYEERGLMDHAARMGDAMQAKLAPLADHPLVGNLRGVGLIAGLEFVADKASGARFDASEKIAFQVQNACLEAGLVVRALPGDTCAICPPLIIDEAGIDELIEKLLRGLDAVQAKR from the coding sequence CTACCTCGAGGGCATGGCCGGCCTGTGGTGCACGGCGCTGGGGTACGGAGAAAAGGAACTCGCCAAGGCGGCTGCCGAGCAGATGGAGACCTTCTGCTACGGGCCGCTGTTCGCCGCCCGGGCCAACGAGCCGTCGATCAAGCTGGCGGCGAAGCTGGCCGAGTGGGTGCCGATCGACGGCGCGCGTTTCCTGTTCGGCTGCTCGGGCTCGGACGCCAACGATACGCAGATCAAGCTGGCGCGCTACTACTTCAACGCGATCGGCAAACCGCACAAGAAGAAGATCCTGTCGCGGACCAGCGGCTACCACGGCACCACGCTTGCGACGGCGGCCCTGACCGGTCTCGGGCCGTTCCATGCGCACTTCGATGTCCCCGGCGAGGACGTGGTCCACCTGACCGAGCCGCACCATTTCCGCCAGGCGCGCGATGGCGAGAGCGAAGAGGCCTTCGCGACGCGCCTGGCCGAGGAGCTCGAGCAGGTGATCGAGCGCGAGGGCGCCGACACGATCGCGGCGATGATCGTCGAGCCGCTGATGGGCGCCGGCGGCCTGATCATTCCGCCGAAGACCTACTACGAGAAGATCCAGCCGATCCTGTGCGAGCACGGGATCCTGTTGATCGACGACGAGGTGGTCTGTGCCTTCGGCCGCACGGGCAATCCCTTCGGCTGCCAGACCTTCGGCATGCAGCCGGCCACGATGACGATGGCCAAGGCGCTGTCCTCGGCCTACCAGCCGATCTCGGCGGTGGCGATTCCGCCGTTCATGTACGAGGCGATCGAGCGTGCGGCCGGCGAGGTCGGGATGTTCGGCCACGGCCTGACCTATTCCGGCCACCCGGTCGCGGCCGCAGTCGCGCTGCGCACGCTGGAGCTCTACGAAGAGCGCGGCCTGATGGACCATGCCGCCAGGATGGGCGACGCCATGCAGGCGAAGCTGGCCCCGCTGGCCGATCATCCCCTGGTCGGCAACCTGCGCGGCGTCGGCCTGATCGCCGGCCTGGAGTTCGTTGCCGACAAGGCCTCGGGCGCGCGCTTCGACGCCTCGGAGAAGATCGCCTTCCAGGTCCAGAACGCCTGCCTGGAGGCCGGCCTGGTCGTCCGCGCGCTGCCCGGCGATACCTGCGCGATCTGCCCGCCGTTGATCATCGACGAAGCCGGCATCGACGAGCTGATCGAAAAACTCCTGCGTGGCCTGGACGCGGTGCAGGCGAAGCGCTAG
- a CDS encoding TIGR00366 family protein, which produces MLSSLGTLFSTRLRRWIPEPFVFALVLTVLVGALAWSATDHSVVELTGHWYDGFWMLLEFGMQMVLILSTGFAIALSPLAARLIDRVAGLARTPGAVYVLVLVVGGVFSLVSWGWVVLTAVLARELARRVDGVDYAYLVACVYISGQPWVGGLSSSIPLLLNTDGNFLIESGVLEATIAASWTLGSALNAAYVAMYFLVVPALMWVLRPRGEHVRPVEELADEGARDELAVDEEARSLRLGGGSLSDRLNNGFVLQAAVALLALAWVVRHFAVNGFDLDLNIMIFAFFAIGLLVHRTPMRYGLAMKRACANVSGIVFQYPFYAGIMGLMMFSGLGALVSDGLAGGATMATLPLIAQFAGAVVNFAIPSAGGEWAVIGPSLTEAALNVSAHLSPDEQQAFVAKIAMAVAYGETSTNLLQPFFLLIVLPVMGAGVLIQARDVMGYLVIPFVAVYAMTAGLLAIG; this is translated from the coding sequence ATGCTCTCTTCCCTCGGCACCCTGTTTTCGACCCGTCTGCGGCGCTGGATTCCCGAACCCTTCGTGTTCGCGCTGGTGCTGACGGTGCTGGTCGGGGCGCTGGCCTGGAGCGCGACGGACCACTCCGTGGTCGAGCTGACCGGGCACTGGTACGACGGCTTCTGGATGCTGCTCGAGTTCGGCATGCAGATGGTGCTGATCCTGTCGACGGGCTTCGCGATCGCCCTGTCGCCGCTCGCCGCGCGCCTGATCGACCGGGTCGCCGGGCTCGCGCGGACGCCGGGCGCGGTCTACGTCCTGGTGCTCGTGGTCGGCGGCGTGTTCAGTCTCGTCAGCTGGGGCTGGGTGGTGCTCACGGCGGTGCTGGCGCGCGAGCTCGCGCGGCGCGTCGACGGCGTCGATTACGCCTATCTCGTCGCCTGCGTGTACATCTCGGGTCAGCCCTGGGTCGGCGGCCTGTCGAGTTCGATTCCCCTGCTGTTGAATACGGACGGCAACTTCCTGATCGAGAGCGGCGTGCTGGAAGCCACGATCGCTGCGTCATGGACGCTCGGCAGCGCATTGAACGCCGCGTACGTGGCGATGTACTTCCTGGTCGTTCCCGCGCTGATGTGGGTTCTGCGGCCTCGCGGCGAGCATGTCCGCCCGGTCGAAGAGCTCGCCGACGAGGGCGCGCGCGACGAGCTCGCGGTGGACGAGGAAGCCCGGTCGCTGCGCCTGGGCGGGGGCAGCCTGTCGGATCGCCTGAACAACGGCTTCGTCCTGCAGGCCGCGGTCGCGCTGCTCGCCCTGGCCTGGGTGGTGCGGCATTTCGCGGTCAACGGCTTCGACCTGGACCTGAACATCATGATCTTCGCGTTCTTCGCGATCGGCCTGCTCGTCCACCGCACGCCGATGCGCTACGGCCTGGCCATGAAGCGCGCCTGCGCGAACGTGTCCGGCATCGTGTTCCAGTACCCCTTCTACGCGGGGATCATGGGGCTGATGATGTTCTCCGGCCTGGGGGCGCTGGTGTCCGACGGGCTGGCCGGCGGCGCGACGATGGCGACGCTGCCGCTGATCGCGCAGTTCGCCGGCGCGGTCGTCAACTTCGCGATCCCGTCGGCCGGCGGCGAATGGGCCGTGATCGGGCCTTCGCTGACCGAGGCCGCCCTGAACGTCTCGGCGCACCTCTCGCCCGACGAGCAGCAGGCCTTCGTCGCGAAGATCGCCATGGCCGTGGCCTACGGCGAGACCTCGACCAACCTGCTGCAGCCGTTCTTCCTGCTGATCGTCCTGCCGGTGATGGGCGCCGGCGTCCTCATCCAGGCCCGTGACGTCATGGGCTACCTGGTGATCCCCTTCGTCGCGGTCTATGCGATGACCGCAGGTCTGTTGGCCATCGGGTGA
- a CDS encoding efflux RND transporter permease subunit — MFSGVIRYGTLLAVVVLIVCVLGVLAALRIPVQMIPDLEVRVVNVETRWPGATPQDVEKEILIEQEEYLRSLPNLERMISSASYGRARIDLEFPFGVDINEALIRVNNALSQVPDYPENVDEPSLEASSFSQNSFMYFYVRPLEGNPFDLDMTLMRDFVDDNVRVRMERVPGVSRVNVRGGAERQVRVLVDPAAAAERGITLAEIRSAIRGRNRDVSGGDLEAGKRRYLLRTVGRYDSVEQIEDTIVAVRGDAITRLGDLAAVELGHYELRDRSAVDGRENLSLAVNREPGSNVIDIKRAMLPAVEQINEELMRPNGMEIGLTADDTVYVEASLANVWQNLALGALLATGVMFLFLRSGQATLVGVIGVPICTVAAFLGLVAAGRTINVISLAGVAFAIGMTLDNSIVVLEAIERKRRQGIEKMEAALAGVRQVWPAVLASTMTTVLVFAPIFFIKQEAGQLYSDVAVAISASILASMLVAITVVPSLSARLSFGLKKHAETGTALRERIVAAVNWLIGSAPRRLATIGATLTGVVLILWALTPPAEYLPEGEEPKTFARMIAPPGYNLTEMTRISEELEAYFLPYLDGEPEAFERGEIPVPPMKYFNLSVDPGGLRVITETKDPDQLGALMEILTERYESYPGMRAFASRGSIISGNDGGTRSVNLDITGSDLAELYRVAETAYRYAEDALENPQINSSPGSLSLDQPLVEIRPDWNRAAELGFSADSLGFAVAALTDGAFVDEYFRGDDKIDVFLYSSAGSDRDLAGVENLPVYTPSGAVVPLSAIAEVVETVDTDSVRRLNGRRTVTLNIIPPRSIALETAVGIVRSEVIDRMRADGELPQAVSVDISGASDQLTETRAALADNYIVAIVLSFLVMVAIFNHWGWPLVILTAVPLGVAGGIAGLAALNAVGVRQPFDMITMLGFLILLGVVVNNPILIVDRTLNNLRDGMDDIVEAVREAVESRIRPILMSMITTLFGLAPLVFIPGEGTELYRGVGVVVLSGLLFATLVTLTFLPALLVTLLGWIPRRTGPG; from the coding sequence ATGTTCTCCGGCGTGATCCGCTACGGCACCCTCCTCGCGGTCGTGGTGCTGATCGTCTGCGTACTCGGTGTTCTGGCCGCGCTGCGGATTCCGGTGCAGATGATTCCCGATCTGGAAGTCCGCGTGGTCAACGTCGAGACGCGGTGGCCGGGCGCAACACCGCAGGACGTCGAAAAGGAAATCCTGATCGAGCAGGAAGAGTACCTGCGCTCGCTGCCGAACCTCGAGCGGATGATTTCCTCCGCGTCCTACGGCCGCGCGCGGATCGACCTCGAGTTCCCCTTCGGCGTCGACATCAACGAGGCGCTGATCCGGGTCAACAATGCGTTGAGCCAGGTCCCCGACTACCCCGAGAACGTCGATGAGCCGAGCCTGGAGGCCAGTTCCTTCTCGCAGAATTCCTTCATGTATTTCTACGTCCGTCCGCTCGAGGGCAACCCCTTCGACCTGGACATGACCCTGATGCGCGACTTCGTCGACGACAACGTGCGCGTACGGATGGAGCGCGTTCCGGGCGTGTCGCGGGTCAACGTGCGGGGGGGCGCCGAGCGGCAGGTCCGCGTGCTGGTCGATCCGGCCGCGGCCGCCGAGCGGGGCATCACGCTCGCGGAAATCCGCAGCGCGATCCGCGGGCGCAACCGCGACGTCTCGGGCGGCGACCTCGAGGCGGGCAAGCGACGCTACCTGCTGCGAACGGTTGGCCGCTACGACTCCGTGGAGCAGATCGAGGACACGATCGTCGCCGTGCGCGGCGATGCCATCACGCGGCTCGGCGACCTGGCCGCGGTGGAGCTTGGGCATTATGAATTGCGCGATCGCTCGGCGGTCGACGGTCGAGAGAACCTGTCGCTGGCCGTCAATCGCGAGCCCGGGTCCAACGTCATCGACATCAAGCGCGCGATGCTGCCGGCGGTCGAGCAGATCAACGAAGAGCTGATGCGGCCCAACGGCATGGAGATCGGCCTGACCGCCGACGACACGGTCTACGTCGAGGCCTCGCTGGCCAACGTCTGGCAGAACCTGGCGCTCGGTGCGCTGCTGGCCACCGGCGTGATGTTCCTGTTCCTGCGCTCGGGCCAGGCCACGCTGGTCGGCGTCATCGGCGTTCCGATCTGCACCGTCGCCGCGTTCCTCGGGCTGGTCGCCGCCGGCCGGACGATCAACGTGATCTCCCTGGCCGGCGTCGCGTTCGCGATCGGCATGACGCTGGACAACAGCATCGTCGTGCTCGAGGCGATCGAGCGCAAGCGCCGCCAGGGCATCGAGAAGATGGAGGCGGCACTGGCCGGCGTGCGCCAGGTCTGGCCGGCGGTGCTGGCCTCTACGATGACGACGGTGCTGGTGTTCGCGCCGATTTTCTTCATCAAGCAGGAGGCCGGTCAGCTCTATTCCGATGTCGCGGTCGCGATCTCGGCATCGATCCTGGCCAGCATGCTGGTTGCGATCACCGTCGTGCCGTCGCTGTCGGCGCGCCTGTCGTTCGGGCTGAAGAAGCATGCCGAGACCGGGACCGCGCTGCGCGAGCGCATCGTCGCGGCGGTGAACTGGCTCATCGGCTCGGCGCCCCGACGACTGGCCACGATCGGGGCCACGTTGACGGGCGTCGTGCTGATTCTTTGGGCGCTGACGCCGCCGGCCGAGTACCTCCCCGAGGGCGAAGAGCCCAAGACCTTTGCGCGGATGATCGCGCCGCCGGGCTACAACCTGACGGAGATGACGCGGATCAGCGAGGAGCTGGAAGCGTATTTCCTGCCGTATCTCGACGGCGAGCCCGAGGCCTTCGAGCGCGGCGAGATCCCGGTTCCGCCGATGAAGTACTTCAACCTGTCCGTCGACCCCGGCGGCCTGCGGGTGATCACCGAAACCAAGGACCCGGACCAGCTCGGCGCGCTGATGGAGATCCTGACCGAGCGCTACGAGTCCTATCCGGGCATGCGCGCCTTCGCCAGTCGCGGGTCGATCATCTCGGGAAACGACGGCGGCACCCGCAGCGTCAACCTCGACATCACCGGCTCCGACCTCGCCGAGTTGTACCGCGTGGCCGAAACCGCGTATCGCTACGCCGAGGACGCGCTGGAGAATCCGCAGATCAATTCCTCGCCGGGCTCGCTGTCGCTGGACCAGCCGCTGGTCGAGATCCGGCCGGACTGGAACCGCGCCGCCGAGCTCGGCTTCAGCGCCGACAGCCTCGGCTTCGCGGTAGCGGCGCTGACCGACGGTGCCTTCGTCGACGAGTACTTCCGCGGTGACGACAAGATCGACGTATTCCTGTACTCCTCGGCCGGCAGCGACCGCGACCTCGCCGGGGTCGAGAACCTGCCCGTCTACACCCCCTCCGGCGCCGTCGTGCCGCTGTCGGCGATCGCCGAGGTGGTCGAGACGGTGGACACCGACTCGGTGCGTCGCCTGAACGGTCGGCGGACGGTCACGCTGAACATCATTCCGCCGCGCTCGATCGCGCTGGAGACCGCCGTCGGCATCGTGCGCAGCGAAGTCATCGATCGCATGCGCGCCGACGGCGAGCTGCCGCAGGCGGTATCGGTGGATATTTCGGGCGCGAGCGACCAATTGACCGAAACCCGCGCAGCGCTGGCCGACAACTACATCGTTGCCATCGTGCTGAGCTTCCTGGTGATGGTGGCGATCTTCAACCACTGGGGCTGGCCGCTGGTCATCCTGACCGCCGTGCCGCTGGGCGTTGCCGGGGGCATTGCCGGGCTGGCCGCACTCAACGCGGTCGGCGTGCGTCAACCCTTCGACATGATCACCATGCTCGGCTTCCTGATCCTGCTCGGCGTGGTCGTCAACAACCCGATCCTGATCGTCGACCGCACGCTGAACAACCTGCGCGACGGCATGGACGACATCGTCGAAGCGGTGCGCGAAGCGGTCGAGTCGCGGATCCGGCCGATCCTGATGTCGATGATCACCACGCTGTTCGGCCTCGCGCCGCTGGTGTTCATCCCCGGCGAGGGGACCGAACTCTACCGTGGGGTCGGGGTCGTGGTTCTTTCCGGCCTGCTGTTCGCGACGCTGGTCACGCTGACGTTTCTTCCGGCGCTTCTGGTCACCCTCCTCGGGTGGATTCCCCGTCGCACGGGGCCCGGCTGA
- a CDS encoding efflux RND transporter periplasmic adaptor subunit, with protein MAATDAWSQQPAPVSVAEPALEPAVEQVELTGSFRARRAASLSPRLGGLVESIEFEAGDRVEAGQRLVQLDDRLAELELAQAEADVTRARAAYDEAVRLRDEGQRLAEDRFLPDTEIRARVSGAEVARAELAVAEAARDTAAERVAFHRVLAPFDGVVAQRMIDEGEWVETGTAVGELVAIDALWLEVQAPQRLWPRLGRIDGAEVTVDAIPDRRFAAELVARVPVGDPDARTFLVRLVLTDADPDITPGMSARARFRLLSDGEVLLVPRDALIRYPDGTVTLFIVERSVSPPVARQREVVLGRVDGDRAVVVEGLDPDAPVVVRGNETLVDGQPVRIVDPAGS; from the coding sequence GTGGCGGCGACTGATGCCTGGTCCCAGCAGCCGGCGCCCGTGTCCGTGGCCGAGCCTGCGCTGGAGCCGGCGGTCGAGCAGGTCGAGCTGACCGGCTCGTTCAGGGCGCGCCGGGCGGCTTCGCTGTCGCCGCGCCTCGGCGGCCTGGTCGAGTCCATCGAATTCGAGGCCGGCGACCGGGTCGAGGCAGGCCAGCGATTGGTCCAGCTCGACGATCGGTTGGCCGAACTGGAGCTGGCCCAGGCCGAGGCGGACGTGACTCGAGCGCGGGCCGCCTACGACGAAGCGGTCCGCCTGCGCGACGAAGGCCAGCGCCTGGCCGAGGATCGCTTCCTGCCCGATACGGAAATCCGGGCCCGCGTGTCGGGCGCCGAGGTGGCGCGCGCCGAACTGGCGGTGGCCGAAGCGGCCCGCGACACCGCCGCCGAGCGGGTCGCCTTTCATCGGGTGCTTGCGCCCTTCGACGGCGTGGTGGCGCAGCGGATGATCGATGAAGGGGAGTGGGTCGAGACCGGCACGGCGGTCGGCGAGCTGGTGGCAATCGACGCGCTCTGGCTGGAGGTCCAGGCACCGCAGCGGCTGTGGCCCCGGCTGGGGCGCATCGACGGCGCCGAGGTGACCGTCGACGCGATCCCGGACCGCCGGTTTGCCGCCGAGCTCGTGGCCCGTGTCCCGGTCGGCGATCCCGACGCGCGCACCTTCCTGGTCCGGCTGGTGCTCACCGACGCCGATCCGGACATCACGCCGGGCATGTCGGCCCGGGCACGGTTCCGGCTGCTGTCGGATGGGGAGGTGCTGTTGGTCCCGCGCGATGCGCTGATTCGTTACCCGGACGGTACCGTCACGCTGTTCATCGTCGAGCGTTCCGTTTCGCCTCCGGTGGCGCGCCAGCGCGAGGTCGTGCTGGGCCGCGTCGACGGCGATCGCGCAGTGGTCGTGGAGGGGCTCGATCCCGACGCACCGGTCGTCGTGCGCGGCAACGAGACGCTGGTCGATGGGCAGCCGGTGCGCATCGTCGACCCGGCCGGGAGCTGA